The following proteins are co-located in the Agromyces laixinhei genome:
- a CDS encoding PP2C family protein-serine/threonine phosphatase, with product MSGDGEGVVALTRGDALIAHSARTDVGRVRSVNEDSFLAEAPIYLVADGMGGHARGDAASRAVIETFSRHLEFGVPSTPEQVLDAIHSSNEAVRALSEAGEEGTAVAGTTLSGVALVDAGDGAGFHWMVFNIGDSRVYSWDGRTLEQLSVDHSAVQELVDAGLIRPEDAERHPERNVITRALGADEFVDPDVWLIPAAGRQVFLVCSDGLSKEVDDRAIAQMLAGDAGHAAGLAGELVDAALDHGGRDNVTAVVVESVLGADDDDDETTRDRRGRLSRAVEETRPRTEGGGDGDVSA from the coding sequence GTGTCAGGTGATGGCGAGGGCGTCGTCGCCCTGACGCGAGGCGATGCGCTCATCGCGCACAGTGCGCGAACCGATGTCGGCCGAGTACGCAGTGTCAACGAGGACTCGTTCCTCGCCGAAGCCCCCATCTATCTCGTCGCCGACGGCATGGGCGGGCACGCCCGCGGCGATGCCGCGAGTCGCGCCGTGATCGAGACGTTCTCACGGCATCTCGAATTCGGGGTGCCCTCCACGCCCGAGCAGGTGCTCGACGCGATCCACAGTTCGAACGAAGCCGTGCGTGCCCTCAGCGAGGCCGGAGAAGAGGGCACCGCGGTCGCGGGAACAACCCTGTCGGGAGTCGCCCTCGTCGATGCGGGCGACGGCGCCGGATTCCACTGGATGGTCTTCAACATCGGCGACTCGCGCGTCTATTCGTGGGACGGCCGCACGCTCGAGCAGTTGAGCGTCGATCACTCCGCAGTGCAAGAACTCGTCGACGCCGGGCTGATTCGGCCCGAAGACGCCGAACGCCACCCCGAACGCAACGTCATCACCCGCGCGCTCGGGGCCGACGAGTTCGTCGATCCCGATGTGTGGCTGATTCCGGCGGCCGGTCGGCAGGTGTTCCTCGTCTGCAGCGACGGCCTCTCGAAAGAGGTCGACGACCGCGCGATCGCGCAGATGCTTGCCGGCGACGCCGGCCATGCCGCCGGACTCGCCGGTGAGCTCGTCGATGCAGCACTCGACCACGGCGGTCGGGACAACGTGACGGCGGTCGTCGTCGAATCCGTGCTCGGTGCCGACGACGACGATGACGAGACGACGCGCGATCGGCGCGGGAGACTGTCGAGAGCGGTCGAAGAGACGCGCCCTCGCACTGAGGGAGGCGGAGATGGCGACGTATCGGCATGA
- a CDS encoding FHA domain-containing protein, with the protein MATYRHDPEAAWFAAVRGGVILVVPSEAVDRLAELWSELGAGDPTSLVLDRLTAQGLAATPSFALVVRGDSPVSARVVVRGPITVRSASDEIHDAGVSSWVERVLDGSFSIEVVVDGGADDAAVPLPVVEAVVPLRSIVSDGVEPIVPEQSAPRAAAASVTPPAETKADPPVAPPAPVALPAPPAPPAPPAQPARVTAPVELTMVPDEETIAVPSATPSAPPALDASVDGDHDGMTVASVDIRRLREARAARGPVATPDGGAPAAPVTTAQASIRMPDGALEAIGHEVVLGRAPSVSKVSGGRIPRLITIGLGDPDISRSHVRLALEGDTVVITDLHSRNGTHVVAPGKTPVKLRSGEPTPVLTGTVVDLGGGWTIQVVDG; encoded by the coding sequence ATGGCGACGTATCGGCATGACCCCGAGGCCGCATGGTTCGCGGCGGTTCGCGGGGGCGTGATCCTGGTCGTGCCGAGCGAAGCGGTCGATCGCCTCGCTGAACTCTGGTCCGAGCTCGGTGCGGGGGACCCGACATCGCTCGTGCTCGATCGTCTCACCGCACAGGGGCTCGCCGCGACACCGTCGTTCGCCCTCGTGGTGCGGGGCGACTCGCCCGTATCGGCGCGCGTCGTGGTGCGCGGCCCCATCACCGTGCGGTCCGCGTCCGACGAGATCCACGACGCCGGCGTCTCGTCCTGGGTCGAGCGCGTGCTCGACGGGTCCTTTTCGATCGAGGTGGTCGTCGATGGCGGTGCGGATGACGCTGCCGTACCGCTCCCCGTCGTCGAGGCCGTCGTGCCGCTGCGCTCCATCGTCTCCGACGGCGTCGAGCCGATCGTGCCCGAGCAGTCGGCGCCACGGGCCGCTGCGGCATCCGTCACCCCGCCGGCAGAGACGAAGGCCGACCCGCCGGTCGCGCCGCCGGCTCCGGTGGCGCTGCCTGCTCCGCCCGCACCGCCGGCACCGCCAGCGCAGCCCGCGCGCGTCACGGCGCCGGTCGAACTCACGATGGTGCCTGACGAGGAGACGATCGCGGTGCCGTCGGCCACGCCCTCGGCTCCTCCGGCCCTCGATGCGTCCGTCGACGGCGACCACGACGGCATGACGGTCGCGAGCGTCGACATCCGTCGGCTCCGCGAGGCACGGGCCGCGCGAGGCCCCGTCGCAACGCCCGACGGGGGAGCGCCTGCTGCGCCGGTGACCACAGCGCAGGCGAGCATCAGGATGCCGGACGGCGCACTCGAGGCGATCGGCCACGAGGTCGTGCTCGGCCGCGCGCCGAGCGTCAGCAAGGTGTCGGGCGGGCGCATCCCGAGACTCATCACGATCGGACTCGGCGACCCCGACATCTCGCGCAGCCACGTGCGGCTCGCCCTCGAGGGCGACACCGTCGTGATCACCGACCTGCACTCGCGAAACGGCACGCACGTCGTGGCTCCGGGCAAGACCCCCGTCAAGCTTCGCTCGGGCGAACCGACCCCGGTGCTGACCGGCACCGTGGTCGACCTCGGCGGCGGGTGGACCATCCAGGTGGTGGACGGCTGA
- a CDS encoding serine/threonine-protein kinase: MRRAPSTPPELPGYAPHGLLGSGGFADVFLYEQKLPRRKVAVKVLLAEGLGRDTKAQFVAEANLMAQLSAHPFIVTIFHADVSADGRPYFVMEYCPGPSLAERYKRQPLSIEDTLRTGVRLAGAIATAHSADILHRDIKPANVLTNAYGWPALTDFGISSNLEGELPVHTVTADELSSNTASGQSAVGMSVPWSPPEMFEDDPRPDTRSDVFSLAATVHTLIAGRTPFEIPGRPNGSLDLIGRIERGAITPMDRPEVPRSLVAVLAKGMAARRDDRYPSAVEFARALQRVELELGYAATSIEVPNLASAREEAEPDDDDATRARSVRTVEAQAPSAAAVVPNDDATRARSPQQIQAQVPSASAAAGIVDDGTVVRRQAGSDADADADAVGDATIVRPARAVPAPAPVAAPESMFVPAPGPAAPAQVAAQRPARLRLVIGIVAGVVIAAVIGIAIAMSGSLSAPPEAAPAKPSGEDAIVAQGVPAPVVSTGVASPDGTSVTFEVSHADAEDGDRYRWTLADGSGDPQISEGSTITVEGTSSGIRTCIDVQVQRGSKVSEPRTGCTP, translated from the coding sequence ATGCGACGCGCCCCGTCCACGCCGCCAGAGCTCCCCGGTTACGCCCCGCACGGTCTGCTCGGCTCGGGCGGGTTCGCCGACGTCTTCCTCTACGAGCAGAAGCTGCCGCGCCGCAAGGTCGCCGTGAAGGTGCTGCTCGCCGAAGGGCTCGGCCGCGACACCAAGGCGCAGTTCGTCGCAGAGGCGAACCTGATGGCGCAACTGTCGGCGCATCCGTTCATCGTCACGATCTTCCACGCCGACGTCTCGGCCGACGGCCGCCCGTACTTCGTCATGGAGTACTGTCCGGGGCCGAGCCTTGCCGAACGGTACAAGCGTCAACCGCTCTCGATCGAAGACACGCTGCGCACGGGGGTGCGGCTCGCCGGCGCGATCGCGACGGCGCACTCCGCGGACATCCTGCACCGTGACATCAAGCCGGCGAACGTGCTCACGAACGCCTACGGCTGGCCGGCGCTGACCGACTTCGGCATCTCCTCGAACCTCGAGGGCGAGCTGCCCGTGCACACCGTGACGGCCGACGAACTCTCGTCGAACACCGCATCCGGCCAGTCGGCGGTGGGCATGAGCGTGCCCTGGTCGCCCCCCGAGATGTTCGAAGACGATCCCCGGCCCGACACGCGCAGTGACGTGTTCTCGCTTGCGGCCACGGTGCACACCCTCATCGCCGGCCGCACGCCCTTCGAGATCCCCGGCCGGCCGAACGGCTCGCTCGACCTCATCGGCCGCATCGAGCGCGGGGCGATCACGCCGATGGACCGGCCCGAGGTTCCCCGCAGCCTCGTCGCGGTGCTCGCCAAGGGCATGGCGGCCCGGCGTGATGATCGGTATCCGAGCGCCGTCGAGTTCGCTCGCGCACTGCAGCGCGTCGAGCTCGAACTCGGGTACGCCGCCACCAGCATCGAGGTGCCCAACCTCGCGAGCGCGCGCGAGGAGGCCGAGCCCGACGACGACGACGCCACCCGGGCTCGCTCGGTGCGCACGGTCGAGGCGCAGGCGCCGAGTGCAGCGGCCGTCGTGCCGAACGACGACGCCACCCGGGCCAGGTCACCGCAGCAGATCCAGGCGCAGGTGCCGTCGGCCTCCGCCGCCGCGGGGATCGTCGACGACGGGACGGTCGTGCGCCGGCAGGCGGGCTCGGATGCGGATGCGGATGCCGATGCCGTCGGTGACGCGACGATCGTGCGCCCGGCACGAGCAGTGCCCGCACCGGCGCCGGTCGCTGCGCCCGAATCGATGTTCGTACCCGCCCCCGGCCCCGCAGCGCCCGCGCAGGTGGCCGCGCAGCGGCCCGCCAGGCTTCGGCTGGTCATCGGCATCGTTGCCGGCGTCGTCATCGCGGCGGTGATCGGTATCGCGATCGCGATGTCGGGCTCGCTGTCGGCGCCGCCGGAGGCCGCACCGGCGAAACCGAGTGGAGAGGACGCGATCGTCGCCCAGGGCGTTCCCGCTCCCGTCGTCTCGACCGGCGTCGCGAGCCCCGACGGCACGAGCGTCACGTTCGAGGTGTCCCACGCCGACGCAGAAGACGGCGACCGCTATCGGTGGACGCTCGCCGACGGCTCCGGCGACCCGCAGATCTCAGAGGGCTCGACGATCACGGTCGAGGGCACTTCCTCCGGCATCCGAACCTGTATCGACGTTCAAGTGCAGCGTGGCAGCAAGGTGTCCGAGCCGAGAACGGGGTGCACGCCGTGA
- a CDS encoding Ig-like domain-containing protein, giving the protein MGTFTSWVRTRKAAASTVAISLLAGVPLTFAVLHQGFPVTDVDLSVRDVWVTNGKELLAGRLNRQIEELDAAVNTASNAFDVLQDGEDVFLYDESLGSIERIDPAFTTLGQGVAAPPGSEVAHGGETLAILSPKGELWITGAAGELQLNPADTKPKARLGKGSHVAVSKDGVVYASSSEDDELVRVASPGAEPEVSELPSIDEHQLSIVGDEPVVLDTENNAVVIDGAARELTETALKIQQVGAETGSVLLATGDALVQVPLGGGDEVVLPADLRTPAAADEVASPVWLDGCAHGAWAGIGRYLNACDGEEQSLQTIEQPTKGSRLEFRVNRSVIALNNLSNGNVWLVDSNMRLVDNWDEVTPPDETDAEEGDEKASQQTFEDTLAERSEVNRPPTARDDSLGVRPGRTTLLEVLENDTDPDGDVLTVAKVSEIAEQSGRLEVIDGGRALQFTPAPGATGTVSFQYTADDGRLGVAQANVDVTIRPMAENNPPVAMRAGAISVEQGKSMSYNVLADWVDPDGDDVFLVTASPTSGDSVRFAPDGFVTFEHKTGELGTKEVQFVVSDGKATSAGVLSVDVKEPGALNPVGTPDFAEVFVGETTMIEPLVNDLSPSGEPLTLLGVEDTPSSASVVPNLERGAIAFSSDQVGTHIFLYNLGAGAATSVGLIRVDVKEVPGESPPPIAVKDTAYLRPGEPTTLSVLTNDVSASGRVLAVQTVDTEASGDLLSVEVLNNTVTRITASQALTEQLQFAYTVSDGIATSTSTVTVVPVPPLVKHQPPVAVDDAVTVRAGDISTVSVLENDYHPDSAPLTLDRELADASGAGGLVFVAGDTVRYQAPTEPGVYTVAYRVLDDYEQTATASVRFTVVGPDAKSNRPPLPMPLTSRTFEGTAVKIDVPLNGIDPDGDSVTLVGITTPPSLGRVVETGSTHISYEAHAGSAGTESFTYEVADTGGETATGTIRIGVIPRPAEALPPNAVDDVVELRPGRRAAIDVLANDSDPSGYPIKVQKKLPEVGEGLTASVKNNRVLVEAPEAEGGNSVRYEITNGHGGADGAFIQVLVAKDAKIEPPTAHDQVIEPKQVVDKNSVTVEPLNDAQNPGGLVEDLVVTLEGPNADNAEVMTDGTVKVKPTSKRQAIAYRLTNDIDELSAMAFIIVPPKVDPEAEKKEDDAFPPPYLAALGPQIVRMNGTISWNVGDIVIVPSGKPARILSATASNSNGTSPMTDASTLTYTPAKDYRGQATVTFEVTDGESATDPKGKKAFLTIPVTVGDPNFEDVPPTFTPRSIKVEAGEKPQEINLRESSGHPSDKVLQELTYNSLQGGNADFNAGINGSTLTVGSPLGVQPGTKTTLTFTVNYKEFSVPGSIEVEVVTSSRPKPVPRPDGPVEMEPAQSERIDVLSNDINPFAAEGTPLRVIGAEIDQESVGSSASVSFTATDITVKTGPSFTGELSVVYTVQDGTKDPSREVTGRATVIVRDKPDPPTITGIESGDAKVKLTWKANATNNSPITGYIVTASPGGGEWNFDANDAGRAQTLGSLNNGTAYTFTVRAVNAIGTSEPSGSKSATPYGTPTAPRSVGHGSIGYAPADVNVTWNAPADTGGGAVQYQTRIDGGGWSGWQSGESQRFNNLGAGTHTVEVRAKNMGSNAEGPIGKTTFGVENKPAPPPSVSLSRGTSTTCESSGRPGCSYYNVDVSNFPPGGPYTLRTYCGGSYFRTASISVGGNGSGSFRGGWSEGGGHCGQPSVWVEIDAGGKTYSSGRQDWN; this is encoded by the coding sequence TTGGGTACCTTCACGTCGTGGGTGCGCACGCGCAAGGCCGCCGCATCCACCGTGGCGATCTCGCTGCTCGCCGGAGTTCCGCTCACCTTCGCCGTGCTCCATCAGGGTTTTCCCGTCACCGATGTCGACCTCTCGGTGCGAGACGTCTGGGTCACGAACGGCAAGGAACTGCTCGCCGGCCGCCTCAACCGGCAGATCGAGGAGCTCGACGCCGCAGTGAACACCGCGTCGAACGCCTTCGACGTGCTCCAAGACGGCGAAGACGTCTTCCTCTACGACGAGAGCCTCGGCTCGATCGAGCGAATCGACCCCGCGTTCACGACCCTCGGGCAGGGCGTCGCGGCTCCTCCCGGGTCCGAGGTCGCCCACGGCGGCGAGACGCTCGCGATCCTCTCGCCGAAGGGCGAGCTCTGGATCACCGGCGCCGCCGGCGAACTGCAGTTGAACCCGGCCGACACGAAGCCCAAGGCGAGGCTCGGCAAGGGGTCCCACGTCGCGGTGTCGAAAGACGGCGTGGTCTACGCGAGCTCGTCGGAGGACGACGAACTCGTTCGTGTGGCATCGCCGGGTGCCGAGCCCGAAGTGAGCGAACTTCCCTCGATCGACGAGCACCAGCTGTCGATCGTCGGCGACGAACCCGTCGTGCTCGACACCGAGAACAACGCCGTCGTCATCGACGGCGCTGCGCGCGAGCTCACCGAGACCGCACTCAAGATCCAGCAGGTCGGCGCCGAGACGGGCTCGGTGCTGCTCGCCACGGGCGACGCCCTCGTGCAGGTGCCACTGGGCGGTGGCGACGAAGTGGTCCTCCCCGCCGATCTCCGCACGCCTGCAGCCGCCGACGAGGTCGCGAGCCCGGTGTGGCTCGACGGCTGCGCCCACGGCGCCTGGGCCGGCATCGGCCGGTATCTCAACGCCTGCGACGGCGAGGAGCAGTCACTCCAGACGATCGAACAGCCGACGAAGGGCTCGCGGCTCGAGTTCCGGGTGAATCGCAGCGTCATCGCGCTCAACAACCTGTCGAACGGCAACGTGTGGCTGGTCGACTCGAACATGCGTCTCGTCGACAACTGGGACGAAGTGACGCCGCCCGACGAGACCGACGCAGAAGAGGGCGACGAGAAGGCCTCGCAGCAGACCTTCGAAGACACGCTCGCCGAACGCAGCGAGGTGAACCGTCCGCCGACCGCGCGCGACGACAGCCTCGGTGTCCGGCCAGGGCGCACCACACTCCTCGAAGTGCTCGAGAACGACACCGACCCCGACGGCGACGTGCTCACGGTGGCAAAGGTCAGCGAGATCGCCGAGCAGTCCGGCCGGCTCGAGGTCATCGACGGCGGTCGCGCGCTGCAGTTCACGCCCGCGCCCGGCGCGACCGGCACAGTGTCGTTCCAGTACACCGCCGATGACGGCCGCCTCGGCGTCGCGCAGGCCAACGTCGACGTGACGATTCGCCCGATGGCGGAGAACAACCCGCCGGTCGCGATGCGCGCGGGCGCCATCAGCGTCGAGCAGGGCAAGTCCATGAGCTACAACGTGCTCGCCGACTGGGTCGACCCCGACGGCGATGACGTCTTCCTCGTGACGGCATCGCCGACGAGCGGCGACTCGGTGCGGTTCGCTCCCGACGGCTTCGTCACGTTCGAACACAAGACCGGCGAACTCGGCACGAAAGAGGTGCAGTTCGTCGTCTCCGACGGCAAGGCCACGTCTGCAGGCGTGCTCTCCGTCGACGTCAAGGAGCCCGGCGCGCTGAACCCCGTCGGCACTCCCGACTTCGCCGAGGTCTTCGTCGGCGAGACCACGATGATCGAGCCGCTCGTCAACGACCTCAGCCCGTCGGGCGAGCCATTGACGCTCCTCGGCGTCGAGGACACGCCGAGCAGCGCATCGGTCGTGCCCAACCTCGAGCGCGGCGCGATCGCCTTCTCCTCCGATCAGGTCGGCACGCACATCTTCCTGTACAACCTCGGCGCCGGCGCCGCGACGAGCGTCGGGCTCATCCGGGTCGACGTCAAGGAGGTGCCGGGCGAGTCCCCGCCGCCGATCGCCGTGAAAGACACGGCCTACCTGCGCCCGGGTGAGCCGACGACGCTCTCGGTGCTCACCAACGACGTGTCGGCGAGCGGGCGCGTGCTCGCCGTGCAGACGGTCGACACCGAGGCATCCGGCGACCTGCTCTCGGTCGAGGTACTGAACAACACGGTGACCCGCATCACCGCCTCGCAGGCGCTGACGGAACAACTGCAGTTCGCCTACACCGTCTCCGACGGCATCGCGACCTCGACGAGCACGGTCACCGTCGTTCCGGTGCCGCCGCTCGTGAAGCACCAGCCGCCCGTCGCGGTCGACGACGCGGTCACGGTGCGCGCCGGTGACATCTCGACGGTGTCGGTGCTCGAGAACGACTACCACCCCGATTCCGCGCCGCTCACGCTCGACCGGGAGCTCGCCGACGCCTCGGGCGCAGGCGGCCTCGTCTTCGTCGCCGGCGATACGGTGCGGTACCAGGCCCCGACGGAGCCCGGCGTGTACACGGTCGCCTACCGCGTGCTCGACGACTACGAGCAGACGGCGACCGCCTCGGTTCGCTTCACGGTCGTCGGCCCCGACGCCAAGTCGAACCGGCCGCCGTTGCCGATGCCGCTCACCTCGCGCACCTTCGAGGGCACCGCGGTCAAGATCGACGTGCCCCTCAACGGCATCGATCCCGACGGCGACTCCGTCACGCTCGTCGGCATCACGACACCGCCATCGCTCGGCCGCGTGGTCGAGACCGGCAGCACGCACATCAGCTACGAGGCACATGCCGGGTCAGCGGGCACCGAGTCGTTCACGTACGAGGTTGCCGATACCGGCGGGGAGACCGCGACGGGCACGATCCGCATCGGGGTCATCCCGCGGCCGGCCGAGGCGCTGCCGCCGAATGCCGTCGACGATGTCGTCGAACTGCGACCGGGGCGCCGTGCGGCGATCGACGTGCTCGCGAACGACTCCGATCCGAGCGGCTACCCGATCAAGGTGCAGAAGAAGCTCCCCGAGGTCGGCGAGGGTCTCACCGCGAGCGTGAAGAACAATCGCGTGCTCGTGGAGGCTCCCGAGGCCGAGGGCGGCAACTCGGTGCGATACGAGATCACCAACGGGCACGGCGGCGCCGACGGCGCCTTCATCCAGGTGCTCGTCGCGAAAGACGCGAAGATCGAGCCGCCGACCGCGCACGACCAGGTCATCGAGCCGAAGCAGGTCGTCGACAAGAACTCGGTCACGGTCGAGCCGCTGAACGACGCCCAGAATCCGGGCGGTCTCGTCGAAGACCTCGTCGTGACGCTCGAGGGACCGAACGCCGACAACGCCGAGGTGATGACCGACGGCACCGTCAAGGTCAAGCCGACGTCGAAGCGGCAGGCGATCGCCTATCGGCTCACCAATGACATCGACGAGCTCTCGGCGATGGCGTTCATCATCGTTCCGCCGAAGGTCGACCCCGAGGCCGAGAAGAAGGAAGACGACGCGTTCCCGCCGCCGTACCTCGCTGCACTCGGCCCGCAGATCGTGCGAATGAACGGCACGATCTCGTGGAACGTCGGCGACATCGTCATCGTTCCGTCGGGCAAGCCGGCGCGCATCCTGTCGGCGACCGCGTCCAACAGCAACGGCACGTCGCCGATGACGGATGCCTCGACGCTCACGTACACGCCCGCGAAGGACTACCGCGGTCAGGCGACCGTCACGTTCGAGGTCACCGATGGCGAGAGCGCGACCGATCCGAAGGGCAAGAAGGCCTTCCTCACGATTCCCGTCACCGTCGGCGACCCGAACTTCGAAGACGTTCCGCCGACCTTCACGCCGCGCTCGATCAAGGTCGAGGCCGGTGAGAAACCGCAGGAGATCAACCTGCGCGAGTCGAGCGGGCACCCGAGCGACAAGGTGCTGCAGGAGCTGACGTACAACAGCCTGCAGGGCGGCAACGCGGACTTCAACGCCGGCATCAATGGATCGACGCTCACCGTCGGCTCACCGCTCGGCGTGCAGCCCGGCACGAAGACGACGCTGACGTTCACGGTGAACTACAAGGAGTTCTCGGTGCCCGGCTCGATCGAGGTCGAGGTCGTGACCTCGTCGCGCCCCAAGCCGGTGCCGCGCCCCGACGGTCCGGTCGAGATGGAGCCGGCGCAGTCGGAGCGGATCGACGTGCTCTCCAACGACATCAATCCGTTCGCGGCAGAAGGCACCCCCCTGCGGGTCATCGGCGCCGAGATCGATCAGGAGTCGGTCGGCTCGTCGGCGAGCGTGAGTTTCACGGCGACCGACATCACGGTCAAGACCGGCCCCTCGTTCACCGGCGAACTGAGCGTCGTCTACACCGTGCAAGACGGCACGAAGGATCCGAGTCGCGAGGTGACGGGCCGGGCCACGGTGATCGTCCGCGACAAGCCCGACCCCCCGACGATCACGGGCATCGAGAGCGGCGACGCCAAGGTGAAGCTGACGTGGAAGGCCAACGCCACCAACAACTCGCCGATCACGGGGTACATCGTCACCGCATCACCCGGCGGCGGCGAATGGAACTTCGACGCGAACGATGCGGGCAGAGCTCAGACCCTCGGCAGCCTCAACAACGGCACCGCGTACACCTTCACGGTGCGGGCGGTCAACGCCATCGGCACGTCCGAGCCCTCGGGTTCGAAGAGCGCGACCCCGTACGGTACGCCGACCGCACCGCGAAGCGTCGGGCACGGGTCGATCGGCTACGCGCCCGCCGACGTCAACGTCACCTGGAACGCGCCCGCAGACACCGGCGGCGGTGCGGTGCAGTACCAGACGCGCATCGACGGGGGCGGCTGGTCGGGGTGGCAGAGCGGCGAATCGCAGCGCTTCAACAACCTCGGCGCTGGCACCCACACGGTGGAAGTGCGTGCGAAGAACATGGGCAGCAACGCAGAGGGCCCGATCGGCAAGACGACGTTCGGCGTCGAGAACAAGCCGGCGCCCCCGCCTTCGGTCTCGCTGAGCCGAGGCACCTCGACCACGTGCGAGTCGAGCGGCCGCCCGGGTTGCTCGTACTACAACGTCGACGTCTCGAACTTCCCGCCGGGCGGCCCGTATACACTCCGCACGTACTGCGGTGGATCGTACTTCCGCACGGCGTCGATCTCGGTCGGCGGCAACGGGAGCGGCTCGTTCCGCGGTGGATGGTCCGAAGGCGGCGGCCACTGCGGCCAGCCCTCGGTCTGGGTCGAGATCGACGCGGGCGGCAAGACGTACAGCAGCGGCAGACAGGATTGGAACTGA
- a CDS encoding AAA family ATPase, whose translation MTVTQEQADWFSDAFAKLVDNVDQAILGKREVIRLVVTALLSDGHVLLEDVPGTGKTVLAKALANTLDGSNSRIQFTPDLLPSDVTGVTIYDQGKGVFEFHKGPIFASIVLADEINRASPKTQSALLEVMEEGRVTVDGVSHEVGRPFMVIATQNPVEQAGTYTLPEAQLDRFLIKTSLGYPDHKTAVALLLDSSNRARASKVSPIIAPGSISAMAQLASEVFVEASVLEYLNHIVSATRSHKDSTLGVSMRGALALARAVKTWALSQGRTYVTPDDVRELAVPVLAHRIIVDPESDFAGVSAEDIVSRVLVDIEPPAYRAA comes from the coding sequence ATGACCGTGACACAGGAACAGGCGGACTGGTTCTCCGACGCCTTCGCGAAACTCGTCGACAACGTCGACCAGGCGATCCTCGGCAAGCGCGAGGTGATCCGGCTCGTCGTGACGGCGCTGCTCAGCGACGGCCACGTGCTGCTCGAGGATGTGCCGGGCACGGGCAAGACGGTGCTCGCGAAGGCGCTCGCCAACACGCTCGACGGCTCCAACTCGCGCATCCAGTTCACCCCCGACCTGCTGCCGTCCGACGTCACGGGCGTGACGATCTACGACCAGGGCAAGGGCGTCTTCGAGTTCCACAAGGGGCCGATCTTCGCCTCGATCGTGCTCGCCGACGAGATCAACCGGGCGAGCCCGAAGACCCAGTCGGCGCTTCTCGAGGTCATGGAGGAGGGCCGGGTGACCGTCGACGGCGTGAGCCACGAGGTCGGTCGTCCGTTCATGGTGATCGCGACGCAGAACCCCGTCGAGCAGGCGGGCACGTACACGCTGCCCGAGGCGCAGCTCGACCGCTTCCTGATCAAGACATCGCTCGGCTACCCCGACCACAAGACGGCGGTCGCCCTGCTGCTCGACTCGTCCAATCGCGCGCGCGCGTCGAAGGTGTCGCCGATCATCGCCCCCGGCTCGATCTCGGCGATGGCCCAGCTCGCGTCCGAGGTGTTCGTCGAGGCATCCGTGCTCGAATACCTGAACCACATCGTGAGCGCGACCCGCAGTCACAAGGACTCGACCCTCGGCGTCAGCATGCGCGGCGCGCTCGCGCTCGCGCGCGCCGTCAAGACCTGGGCGCTGTCGCAGGGGCGCACCTACGTCACGCCCGACGACGTGCGCGAACTCGCCGTGCCGGTGCTCGCGCACCGCATCATCGTCGACCCGGAGTCGGACTTCGCCGGAGTCTCCGCCGAAGACATCGTGAGCCGAGTGCTGGTCGACATCGAACCGCCCGCGTACCGCGCGGCATGA
- a CDS encoding DUF58 domain-containing protein produces the protein MVVTNVAASASIPSRMELPVGGGVAEFMIPVLAPGAEHDELFAVPTHRRAVIVAGPAITVRGDQLGLLRRTVRWTDEVELFVHPVTARLAPSASGLVRDLEGEVTKTITNDDISFHALRSYEPGDALRNVHWRTSARTGQLMVRQFEETRRSQLTIVHTTDRAAYASDDEFELAISITASIGVQVVRDGTRMSIVSERMPLSTATPTSLLDDTSRLVETSGDHANLRDFTRDATKRLPAPSVVMLVGGSQVPLADFRAAETVFGLDTQTIGFRAELGAPSRIAKVSGLTVVTIGQITDLPRVMRRVRP, from the coding sequence ATGGTCGTCACCAACGTCGCGGCGAGCGCCTCGATCCCCTCTCGCATGGAACTGCCCGTCGGCGGCGGCGTGGCGGAGTTCATGATTCCCGTGCTCGCCCCGGGCGCCGAGCACGACGAGCTCTTCGCCGTGCCGACGCACCGTCGTGCGGTCATCGTCGCCGGCCCGGCGATCACCGTTCGCGGCGACCAGCTCGGATTGCTCCGCCGCACCGTGCGCTGGACCGACGAGGTCGAGCTCTTCGTGCATCCCGTGACCGCCCGGCTCGCGCCGAGCGCGTCGGGCCTCGTGCGCGACCTCGAGGGCGAGGTCACCAAGACGATCACGAACGACGACATCTCCTTCCACGCGCTGCGCTCCTACGAGCCCGGCGACGCGCTGCGGAACGTGCACTGGCGCACCTCGGCCCGCACCGGCCAGCTCATGGTGCGTCAGTTCGAGGAGACCCGGCGCTCGCAGCTCACGATCGTGCACACGACCGATCGGGCCGCCTACGCCTCCGACGACGAATTCGAGCTCGCGATCTCGATCACCGCATCGATCGGCGTGCAGGTCGTTCGAGACGGCACCAGAATGAGCATCGTGAGCGAGCGGATGCCGCTCTCCACCGCCACCCCGACGTCACTGCTCGATGACACCTCGCGCCTGGTCGAGACCTCCGGTGACCACGCGAACCTGCGCGACTTCACGCGCGACGCCACGAAGCGGCTGCCGGCGCCGAGCGTCGTCATGCTCGTCGGAGGCTCCCAAGTTCCGCTCGCCGATTTCCGCGCGGCAGAGACCGTGTTCGGACTCGACACGCAGACCATCGGATTCCGCGCCGAGCTCGGGGCGCCGTCGCGCATCGCGAAGGTGTCGGGCCTCACGGTCGTCACGATCGGCCAGATCACCGACCTTCCCCGGGTGATGCGGCGGGTGCGGCCGTGA